Proteins found in one Arachis stenosperma cultivar V10309 chromosome 8, arast.V10309.gnm1.PFL2, whole genome shotgun sequence genomic segment:
- the LOC130945673 gene encoding uncharacterized protein LOC130945673: protein MEDSINQEATVDNNASVNNNMSADTPIPNDAANPNSRSANDSHSQGSSNLRGKTDLAWKYVALQHVNGKPQYQCLFCLQVFNGGGIHRMKKHLAKITGDVKKCPKVPYDVEKQMESLLKDIQASKKKRKVSFGEEGGDEVEDAIDEAIAQEEQEQQRTSSQQGVGGDPKKKAKVIPHLFAPRTTPGAQPSIKSVMQNKEAIHEVDKRFARWLLDCKIPFNAVMSPYFQDMLDGIAGIGPGYKGPSYDKLRVHLLADLKRESQMLVDSYRSAWKETGCTLMADGWTDQRQRTLINFLVYCSKANYVVAGRLINRKYDNIYWSPCAAHCLNLILKDISSMAHISNLATRASKITVFVYNHTIFLSWLRERPKWREIVRPGATRFATVFITLKSIFDRKKELQQLVVDSIFTDHKLGRSATGRAVSAIILDAKFWDDCFTVCKLVSPLIYLLRVVDADDPPSLGYVYEGMLRAEDAIKEMFRQSKTAYQPYTNIINSRWDKHLKKDLHAAAYFLNPKFFFNENYKEAPDVMRGLLDLVTLYCKCNNLDSVQAMKEIHLYRDRKESFDRQEVIPAASELKPDEWWRLFGGSALCLQKIAVRILSQASASSGCERNWSLFDQIHTKRRNRLEHDRLNDIVYVTYNLRLKSRKEKETRKQKTQHDPIDYESISQVDFWVTEEVVEKEPDLPSNVDDLLREIDADLYQSGGGSSGLYAASLSSADQGGNEGEDHPTKADLQQVLVDFDN, encoded by the exons ATGGAAGATAGTATTAATCAAGAAGCAACTGTTGATAACAATGCTTCTGTGAATAATAACATGTCTGCCGATACTCCTATTCCGAATGATGCTGCTAATCCTAATTCCCGTAGTGCTAACGATAGTCATTCACAAGGTTCTTCTAACCTTAGGGGAAAAACAGATTTAGCTTGGAAATATGTTGCTTTACAACACGTGAATGGAAAACCACAATATCAATGTTTATTTTGTCTACAAGTTTTCAATGGAGGTGGAATTCACAGGATGAAGAAACATCTAGCAAAGATTACTGGAGACGTGAAAAAATGTCCTAAAGTTCCATATGATGTGGAAAAACAGATGGAAAGTTTGTTGAAAGATATTCAGGccagcaaaaagaaaagaaaagtaagtTTTGGTGAAGAGGGTGGTGATGAGGTAGAGGATGCAATTGATGAGGCAATAGCTCAAGAAGAACAGGAACAGCAGCGTACCTCGAGTCAGCAAGGAGTTGGAGGCGATCCAAAGAAAAAAGCCAAAGTCATTCCTCATTTGTTTGCACCAAGAACAACTCCAGGAGCTCAACCAAGTATTAAAAGTGTTATGCAAAACAAAGAGGCGATACACGAGGTTGATAAACGATTTGCTCGGTGGCTTTTGGATTGTAAAATTCCATTTAATGCTGTGATGTCACCATATTTCCAAGATATGTTAGATGGTATTGCTGGTATTGGACCTGGTTACAAGGGGCCTTCTTATGATAAGTtaagggttcatttgttggctGATCTTAAAAGAGAAAGTCAAATGCTAGTTGATAGTTATAGGAGTGCATGGAAGGAAACTGGATGTACCCTCATGGCTGATGGTTGGACAGATCAAAGACAAAGAACGTTAATCAATTTCTTGGTGTATTGTTCTAAAG CCAATTATGTTGTTGCTGGTAGGCTTATCAATAGAAAATATGATAATATCTATTGGTCACCATGTGCTGCTCATTGCcttaatcttattttaaaagatataagtAGCATGGCGCATATTTCTAACCTTGCAACTCGTGCTTCAAAGATCACAGTATTTGTGTACAATCATACGATTTTCTTATCTTGGCTAAGAGAAAGACCTAAGTGGAGAGAAATTGTACGTCCTGGTGCAACCCGGTTTGCAACTGTGTTTATTACATTGAAGAGCATCTTTGACCGTAAAAAGGAGTTGCAACAATTGGTTGTAGATTCAATTTTCACTGATCACAAATTAGGAAGGAGTGCTACTGGTAGAGCTGTGAGTGCTATTATTCTGGATGCAAAATTTTGGGACGATTGCTTTACTGTATGTAAACTTGTGAGCCCTCTGATTTACTTGCTGAGGGTTGTTGATGCTGATGACCCCCCATCTTTGGGGTATGTTTATGAAGGAATGCTAAGGGCAGAAGATGCAATTAAGGAGATGTTTAGGCAATCCAAGACTGCATATCAGCCGTACACAAATATTATCAACTCAAGATGGGACAAGCATTTGAAGAAAGATCTTCATGCGGCAGCTTACTTCCTGAATCCTAAAttcttttttaatgaaaattataAAGAAGCACCTGATGTTATGCGAGGTTTGCTTGATCTTGTTACCTTGTATTGCAAGTGTAACAATTTGGATTCAGTTCAGGCAATGAAAGAAATACATTTATATAGAGATCGGAAGGAAAGTTTTGATAGACAAGAAGTTATTCCAGCTGCATCTGAACTTAAGCCTG ATGAATGGTGGAGGTTATTCGGAGGCTCTGCTCTATGTCTACAAAAGATAGCTGTTCGCATTCTTAGCCAAGCATCTGCTTCTTCTGGGTGTGAGAGAAATTGGAGCCTTTTTGACCAGATTcatacaaaaagaagaaatagattGGAGCATGATAGACTGAATGACATTGTTTATGTTACCTATAATTTGCGTCTTAAATCCAG gaaggaaaaagaaacaagaaagcaAAAGACACAACATGATCCAATTGATTATGAAAGTATCAGTCAAGTTGACTTCTGGGTGACTGAAGAGGTTGTAGAGAAAGAACCTGATCTTCCTAGTAATGTGGATGACTTATTGC gtgAAATTGATGCTGATTTATATCAAAGTGGTGGTGGTAGTAGTGGTCTTTATGCTGCATCTCTTTCTTCTGCTGATCAGGGTGGGAATGAAGGTGAAGATCATCCCACCAAAGCAGATTTGCAACAAGTTCTTGTGGattttgataattga